The DNA window ACTCGATTTGTTCTTTTTAAGTGGAATGCAGATTGATCGGCGAGGGAATTTCAATCTGCATGTCATCGGCGACTACAACTCACCAACCGTGCGTATGGCTGGAGCGTACGGTTCGGCCATGCTGTATTACATGGCTCATCGGGTGATTCTCTTCCGTGATCAACACACAAAACGTGTGTTTGTCGAAAAAGTGGACTTCGTTACTGGGGCAGGGGTGACGCCCGAGAACGTCTACCGTGAAGGTGGCCCGGCGCTTGCCGTGACCCCTAAAGCAGTATTGGCTTGGGATCGAGCTGTTGGTGAATGGGTGCTGGATAAGTTTCAGCCAGGTTCGTCTGTCGAAGAGGTGAAGGACAACACCGGCTTTGCCCTATCGGTGTCTCCTACCATCCAGCGAAATCAGGAACCAACCACAGCGGAACTCCAGACGCTACGGACGATCGTGAGAGAAAA is part of the Deltaproteobacteria bacterium genome and encodes:
- a CDS encoding CoA synthetase, translated to MANPDAYTPEELMAVTIAREVRDYETVGVGMVSPIPAAGCILAEQLYTPHITLIILDCEEYYPFPAGSSELHFLAQRGELDLFFLSGMQIDRRGNFNLHVIGDYNSPTVRMAGAYGSAMLYYMAHRVILFRDQHTKRVFVEKVDFVTGAGVTPENVYREGGPALAVTPKAVLAWDRAVGEWVLDKFQPGSSVEEVKDNTGFALSVSPTIQRNQEPTTAELQTLRTIVREKMARSYPEFVREKILVEGRRL